A genome region from Natranaeroarchaeum sulfidigenes includes the following:
- a CDS encoding M55 family metallopeptidase, with the protein MSDFEVFICGDIEGVSGFVDWAQEDEESERVRRAMTEDINAAIRGVLSERKAEIVVNDSHGGKRNIILEELHPKATLVRGGPRPHGMISGAEGSADIGFQIGAHTRPGYGGVLEHVFSSSTMSEVTLNGQPVGEVELNAMGMEYFDVPTGLVTGDDRLEDELTELLPRTKYVVTKECRGMRSAACRHPEAVREDIEAQAAATVAEIENGYPLNLGVDEDVRATIRYHQADTADKAALWPEVERIDSRTIGYQSTDNLEIYSFLRAASKV; encoded by the coding sequence ATGAGCGACTTCGAAGTATTCATTTGTGGTGATATCGAGGGTGTATCGGGATTCGTAGACTGGGCACAAGAAGACGAGGAGTCCGAACGGGTCCGCCGAGCAATGACGGAGGATATTAACGCGGCAATTAGAGGAGTCCTCTCCGAGCGGAAAGCTGAAATCGTTGTGAACGATTCCCATGGTGGGAAGCGTAATATAATACTTGAAGAACTACATCCCAAGGCGACACTGGTTCGTGGCGGACCCCGACCACATGGGATGATTTCGGGGGCCGAAGGTAGTGCCGATATTGGGTTTCAAATCGGTGCCCATACACGCCCAGGTTACGGAGGTGTATTAGAACATGTGTTCAGCTCGTCGACGATGTCGGAAGTGACCCTAAATGGGCAGCCGGTTGGCGAGGTGGAACTGAATGCGATGGGAATGGAATACTTCGATGTCCCGACGGGTCTTGTAACCGGCGACGATCGTCTTGAGGATGAACTTACTGAGCTACTTCCCCGGACCAAGTACGTAGTCACAAAAGAATGTCGTGGAATGCGATCTGCGGCGTGTCGTCACCCAGAAGCGGTGCGGGAGGATATAGAGGCACAAGCGGCCGCTACAGTAGCAGAGATCGAAAATGGCTACCCGCTGAATCTCGGAGTCGATGAAGACGTTCGAGCGACAATCAGATACCATCAAGCCGATACAGCCGATAAGGCAGCTCTATGGCCGGAGGTCGAACGGATAGACAGCCGAACGATTGGATACCAATCGACCGATAATCTTGAAATCTACTCGTTTCTCAGAGCCGCAAGTAAGGTCTGA
- a CDS encoding Hsp70 family protein, with protein sequence MASEKILGIDLGTTNSGMAIVEGGDPQMLANNEGKRLTPSVVHYNEDGKALVGRRAIDREPAEPEQVVREIKRHMGEEDHTVEIKGSEYTPPEVSSEILNKLKSDAQEYLGDDVDEAVVTVPAYFTIKQTAATKEAAEITGIDDIHLLNEPTAAALAYGNGKELDETILVYDFGGGTLDISIIEVANDEYKVLATDGDNSLGGADFDRALMELIADRYEEEHGIDILDDEEVRANLRTEAEETKIDLSTDEEAEALAPFLGQINGEIIEIEEKVTRETFEDTVEELLDRSIDPVSTALNKADLSTNDLDTALLVGGSTQIPAVQERLEQFLGTEPTLTIDPDKIVAQGAAVYAQREIKTGYRCSVCGKEFDAILHLNEHYDEDHSDSEDAFECTQPDCDETFQSEDARKAHQAQVHTGGGEESITGAEDSITDIISHSLGTELKDGSMDVLIEQGTSTDNAEGTGMYTTTSDNQTRVRVGVYQGESGIARENEEIGELLLTGISPRPAGVPRIEVTYDYDKNGILHVEAVDEESGEEVDGDFDI encoded by the coding sequence ATGGCAAGCGAGAAGATATTAGGAATAGACCTAGGCACAACAAACAGTGGGATGGCGATTGTTGAGGGCGGCGACCCACAAATGCTTGCGAACAATGAAGGAAAGCGACTGACACCGTCTGTTGTTCACTATAATGAGGACGGCAAAGCACTCGTCGGCCGACGGGCAATTGATCGTGAACCTGCCGAACCGGAGCAAGTCGTTCGAGAAATTAAACGTCATATGGGAGAGGAGGACCATACGGTAGAAATTAAAGGTTCCGAGTATACGCCTCCTGAAGTCTCCTCGGAGATCCTCAACAAACTCAAATCCGATGCGCAGGAGTATCTCGGAGATGATGTTGATGAAGCAGTTGTCACAGTTCCAGCATACTTTACAATCAAACAAACTGCCGCAACGAAAGAAGCTGCTGAGATTACTGGCATCGACGACATCCACCTTCTGAACGAACCAACTGCAGCAGCACTCGCATACGGGAACGGGAAGGAGCTAGACGAAACGATACTTGTGTACGACTTCGGGGGTGGAACACTGGATATCTCGATTATTGAGGTTGCCAATGACGAGTACAAAGTTCTAGCAACGGATGGGGACAACAGTCTAGGGGGCGCTGATTTTGATAGGGCACTGATGGAGCTGATTGCGGATCGATATGAAGAGGAACACGGCATTGACATTCTTGACGACGAGGAAGTCAGAGCAAACCTCCGTACAGAAGCCGAAGAAACAAAGATTGATCTCTCAACTGACGAAGAAGCTGAAGCGTTAGCACCGTTCCTCGGCCAAATCAACGGTGAAATCATCGAGATTGAGGAGAAAGTCACGAGAGAAACGTTCGAAGATACTGTCGAAGAACTCCTAGATCGGTCTATCGATCCCGTATCGACTGCACTTAACAAGGCTGACCTCTCCACCAATGACCTTGACACGGCACTACTGGTGGGCGGATCCACACAGATTCCAGCAGTTCAGGAACGTCTTGAACAGTTTCTCGGTACCGAACCGACACTAACAATTGATCCTGATAAGATTGTCGCGCAGGGTGCAGCAGTGTATGCACAGCGCGAAATCAAAACGGGGTACCGATGCAGTGTGTGTGGGAAAGAGTTCGATGCAATACTCCACCTTAACGAGCACTACGACGAAGATCATTCTGACTCCGAAGACGCTTTCGAGTGCACACAGCCAGATTGTGACGAAACTTTCCAATCCGAGGACGCTCGGAAAGCCCACCAAGCACAAGTACATACAGGTGGTGGAGAAGAGAGTATTACTGGTGCTGAAGACAGTATTACTGATATTATCAGCCACTCCCTTGGGACTGAGTTAAAAGATGGGAGTATGGACGTGCTCATCGAGCAAGGGACAAGCACGGACAACGCTGAAGGCACTGGGATGTACACGACGACGAGTGATAATCAGACTAGAGTCCGTGTCGGTGTGTATCAAGGAGAGAGTGGGATTGCCAGAGAAAACGAAGAAATCGGAGAACTCCTATTGACCGGCATCTCTCCACGGCCTGCCGGCGTCCCAAGAATTGAGGTCACCTATGACTACGATAAGAACGGAATTCTTCACGTTGAGGCTGTCGACGAGGAAAGTGGAGAAGAAGTTGACGGTGATTTCGATATTTAA
- a CDS encoding methyltransferase: METRQSEQIRDGWGSVLFVDLRNFTNLLEFYGTKKLESVLDQVFVSFKRVVESYGGTVDKLIGDGMMAVFRDDRERDCEANAVRAAGEMLHQRLPNLEHRTNLNLEIGIGISSGELKRTTIADIDETIISRNVNIASRLQSLCKKFDIAIITDKETRENIDGLAQGYTFRLIPDQRIEGIYERIDVFEICSLEEYDGDYLTRYNEAAQHYSAGEFSKALEFFVSAYSDMSQKQDRTLLHHFASECFDRLDNSDSLFQNADNYENNSTTQRTQADYLLWRLEQFIDKRDLVPSRMLDIGCGSGTLTVGIAEQYSTTELVGIDESQAQIQKARQDHSHSRVQYETADIVEYGPVDPFDVIVSNSTMHWVQPQDKAYKNIFQHLKPGGLIAIHQGGKGCYSELHDAAEQAYKELGFEEYFDDFQFPLIYYDKDEMEHLLREHGFEPLKINQMESEQPDTLVDDFAEASLLSYRKQLANDAEKQAFVERYKSIAEKYDKIDTTRIYAFAVRPSNQ; this comes from the coding sequence ATGGAAACGCGACAGTCAGAACAGATTCGGGACGGCTGGGGTAGTGTCCTATTTGTTGATTTGCGCAATTTCACTAATCTACTGGAGTTTTACGGCACAAAAAAACTCGAGTCAGTCCTCGACCAGGTGTTTGTCAGTTTCAAACGTGTCGTTGAATCGTACGGGGGGACGGTAGACAAGCTGATCGGTGACGGTATGATGGCGGTGTTCCGCGACGACAGGGAACGAGACTGCGAAGCGAACGCAGTCCGGGCGGCCGGTGAAATGCTTCACCAACGTCTCCCAAACTTGGAACATAGAACTAATCTCAACCTTGAGATTGGTATCGGTATCTCAAGCGGTGAGCTCAAACGAACAACCATTGCAGACATAGACGAGACGATTATCAGTCGTAACGTGAATATTGCAAGTCGGCTACAGAGCCTCTGTAAGAAGTTTGATATAGCTATCATCACCGACAAAGAAACACGGGAAAATATTGATGGCTTAGCACAGGGCTATACTTTCCGGTTGATTCCTGATCAACGTATCGAGGGGATTTACGAACGGATTGACGTTTTCGAAATCTGTTCGCTTGAAGAGTACGACGGCGACTATTTAACGCGCTACAATGAGGCCGCTCAACACTACAGCGCCGGAGAGTTTTCTAAGGCGCTTGAATTCTTCGTTTCGGCGTACTCCGATATGAGCCAGAAACAGGACCGGACGCTTCTCCATCACTTCGCCAGCGAGTGTTTCGACCGGCTAGATAATAGTGACAGTCTTTTTCAGAATGCAGACAATTACGAAAATAACTCGACAACACAGCGGACACAGGCGGATTACCTCCTTTGGCGACTGGAGCAGTTCATCGACAAACGTGATTTAGTTCCTTCTCGGATGCTAGATATCGGCTGTGGATCAGGGACGCTGACGGTCGGTATCGCCGAGCAGTACTCGACTACCGAGTTAGTAGGTATTGATGAATCACAGGCTCAGATCCAAAAGGCCAGACAGGATCATTCCCACTCTAGAGTCCAGTATGAGACGGCAGATATCGTCGAGTACGGTCCAGTAGACCCGTTCGACGTGATTGTAAGTAACTCGACGATGCATTGGGTGCAGCCACAGGACAAAGCCTACAAGAACATTTTTCAGCACCTGAAGCCCGGAGGACTCATCGCTATTCATCAAGGAGGAAAGGGATGTTACAGTGAACTCCACGACGCAGCGGAGCAGGCGTACAAAGAGCTCGGGTTTGAGGAGTACTTCGACGACTTCCAGTTCCCACTCATCTACTACGACAAAGACGAAATGGAACATCTTCTCAGAGAACATGGGTTTGAGCCACTGAAAATCAATCAGATGGAATCCGAACAACCGGATACTTTGGTCGACGACTTTGCGGAGGCATCGCTCCTTTCGTATCGCAAACAATTAGCCAACGACGCCGAGAAGCAGGCGTTCGTAGAACGATACAAATCAATAGCGGAAAAGTACGACAAAATCGATACTACGCGAATTTACGCGTTTGCAGTCCGACCAAGTAACCAATGA
- a CDS encoding GNAT family N-acetyltransferase, with amino-acid sequence MTTIDYISETERFSDGIRELLVAADDEFVPRLSAREGTTQREGLADASSADTEDVGDAIESYHSQCLDQHLIACHDRGDIRGFMSFREGYRTSELEGYQPSNYISTVIVSPDYRRRGFARKMYKRILSDLPPGIECPYVTTRTWSTNHSHLSLLEELGFENVTNLPDDRGDGIDTVYYAIER; translated from the coding sequence ATGACAACCATCGATTATATTTCCGAAACAGAACGGTTCAGCGATGGTATCCGAGAATTGTTAGTCGCTGCAGACGACGAGTTCGTCCCGCGCCTCTCAGCACGGGAAGGGACGACTCAGCGGGAAGGGCTAGCTGATGCTTCGAGTGCTGATACTGAAGATGTTGGCGATGCAATCGAATCTTATCACTCGCAGTGTTTGGACCAACATCTTATCGCCTGTCATGACAGAGGAGATATTCGTGGGTTCATGTCTTTCCGGGAGGGCTACCGAACCTCAGAGCTCGAAGGCTACCAGCCATCGAACTACATCTCAACTGTCATTGTGTCACCGGACTATCGCCGTCGTGGATTCGCCCGGAAAATGTACAAGCGGATTCTCTCGGACCTTCCACCAGGAATTGAGTGTCCGTATGTGACGACTCGGACTTGGAGTACGAATCACTCGCATCTATCGCTATTAGAAGAACTCGGATTTGAGAACGTCACGAACCTACCAGACGACCGGGGAGACGGTATCGACACAGTGTACTATGCAATAGAGCGGTAG
- a CDS encoding vWA domain-containing protein: MTVNITGGTSNSLPTSGGVTTIEARIDPLAKTKPTKRHVVLLIDTSGSMAGDKIDNAKNGAGSALGKLDKEDYVSVLGFDTEVQTVLPIDSWSNIDQKGANKELTNIDSGGGTDIYKGLENARDQLIEHAPNDSEAVKRIILLSDGQDRFDPETYRDLAEEYNECGISIMAAGIGGGYDEEVMLALANGSGGVPADLSQEDIDAFLDETVSDTDQVIVPNPELKIHPAHGFILDDKTVFFDAPKIEQREIDHDQSPPSVGLPELQVGDPHRLTFKILGQPKAGGLSYEIATLRVEDGSGSRVAETTVDVDYTDQAGLERVDIEENRAIAEVTVGIQDPETSETEVREKIKEIEDQGWIDTADELKQKLNTAEEAGGIIRVGKNRLDTED, from the coding sequence ATGACGGTGAACATTACTGGCGGTACCAGCAACTCACTTCCGACATCTGGGGGAGTAACGACGATCGAAGCACGAATTGATCCCCTAGCCAAAACAAAGCCCACGAAGAGACACGTTGTATTACTCATTGACACGAGCGGATCAATGGCCGGTGACAAAATAGACAACGCAAAAAATGGTGCAGGGAGTGCGCTTGGGAAATTAGATAAGGAAGATTACGTGAGCGTCCTCGGTTTCGATACAGAGGTTCAGACCGTACTTCCAATAGACTCTTGGTCAAATATAGATCAAAAAGGTGCAAACAAAGAGTTGACCAATATCGATTCTGGTGGAGGGACTGACATATACAAAGGACTTGAGAACGCAAGGGATCAACTTATAGAACACGCTCCCAATGACTCAGAGGCTGTCAAGCGAATTATCTTACTTTCAGATGGCCAGGATCGGTTCGACCCCGAAACCTACCGCGACCTCGCAGAAGAGTACAACGAGTGCGGGATTTCCATAATGGCAGCCGGTATCGGAGGAGGGTACGACGAAGAGGTAATGCTGGCGTTAGCGAACGGGTCAGGTGGTGTTCCCGCAGACCTGTCACAAGAGGATATCGATGCGTTCCTCGACGAGACAGTCAGCGATACGGATCAGGTTATTGTACCAAATCCGGAACTCAAGATCCATCCGGCACACGGATTCATATTAGATGACAAAACAGTCTTTTTTGACGCGCCGAAAATCGAACAACGGGAGATCGACCATGATCAATCTCCGCCATCAGTTGGTCTTCCCGAACTACAAGTAGGCGATCCTCATCGATTGACGTTTAAAATACTCGGGCAACCCAAAGCTGGGGGCTTGAGTTATGAAATTGCAACATTACGAGTAGAAGACGGATCAGGATCAAGAGTAGCTGAAACGACCGTTGACGTTGACTACACAGATCAAGCGGGACTCGAACGTGTCGACATAGAAGAAAACCGGGCGATTGCGGAGGTGACTGTAGGTATTCAGGATCCGGAGACTTCAGAAACAGAAGTGAGAGAGAAAATCAAAGAAATTGAGGATCAAGGCTGGATTGATACTGCGGATGAGCTCAAACAGAAGCTAAATACAGCCGAAGAAGCAGGCGGTATCATTCGGGTGGGCAAAAATAGGCTTGATACCGAAGACTAA
- the grpE gene encoding nucleotide exchange factor GrpE: MIDPDPSEDQDPDENSERTDTTDTTEQSSGTSNEEQEEKIDDGETGNSKTGETVPIDPEPQNESTETQSGRQGTKNLEDSEGESAVSSEDRAENGTVSTNESDASTNSEPHSSQEPEKESKSVARLEERIETLEETVEESQQRIDDLESLLSDYQRRNEHEHEEIKNYAIEDFARDMLDIKDNLQDAIELEDLQEGPERRLQIITKQFDQVFTSEQIDKIEPALGEEYDNDLHRMIDKEATDSYDTEEIVRVVEIGYAISERVIRPAQVVVSE, from the coding sequence ATGATAGACCCTGATCCTTCTGAAGACCAAGATCCAGACGAGAACTCCGAGCGTACCGACACGACAGACACAACAGAGCAGAGTAGCGGTACGTCTAACGAAGAACAAGAAGAGAAAATCGACGATGGAGAGACCGGCAATTCAAAGACAGGTGAAACTGTTCCAATTGATCCGGAACCACAAAATGAGAGTACTGAAACCCAATCAGGCCGACAAGGGACAAAAAATCTAGAAGACAGCGAAGGGGAATCAGCAGTCAGTTCTGAAGACCGGGCAGAGAATGGTACAGTTAGCACAAACGAATCAGATGCGTCCACGAACTCAGAACCACATTCCTCACAAGAACCAGAAAAGGAGAGTAAATCAGTTGCTCGGCTTGAGGAAAGAATTGAGACGTTAGAGGAAACTGTGGAAGAAAGCCAGCAGCGAATTGACGATCTTGAGTCTCTACTAAGTGATTATCAGCGACGAAACGAGCACGAACACGAGGAAATCAAGAATTACGCAATCGAAGATTTTGCGAGAGATATGCTGGATATCAAGGACAATCTTCAAGACGCCATTGAGCTTGAAGATCTCCAAGAAGGACCAGAGCGTCGACTTCAGATCATCACCAAGCAGTTCGATCAGGTCTTTACCTCTGAACAGATCGATAAGATTGAACCCGCTCTCGGTGAGGAATACGATAACGATCTTCACCGGATGATCGACAAGGAGGCAACTGACTCATACGACACCGAAGAAATCGTGCGAGTGGTCGAAATAGGGTACGCAATCTCCGAACGAGTGATCAGGCCAGCACAGGTAGTTGTTAGTGAGTAG
- a CDS encoding ADP-ribosylglycohydrolase family protein: MERAVNAARGTLLGLACGDALGRPVEFSTSAGIEREHGTLTKMAGDGTHGQPAGTITDDTELALRIGRSLADRSEFDGGDIARRFVEWYRSGPFDIGLMTADALRAIDDGMSWREAGQVVWESRSEGSNAGNGSLMRCAPYAIRYARSPIELDAVSHSSSAITHADPRCTHACSVLNRILATLMLVDEETARKLPFDPLIGVVENPLFGLPDDIEAALRPGLDGLSPDDLDNSGYVVSTLQAGLYYGLTANSAEEAIVTAVNAGGDTDTIGAVAGAVAGARFGMSTLPERWLTELDKVNELDRVAQNLYGQREASTTWNDDTDDPSTEPIGAIDLFVTTTRTADSGPYRTSAV, from the coding sequence ATGGAACGTGCTGTCAATGCCGCCCGGGGCACGCTCCTCGGCCTGGCCTGCGGTGATGCGCTCGGACGTCCGGTCGAGTTCTCTACGTCAGCAGGGATTGAACGCGAACACGGTACGCTTACCAAGATGGCCGGGGACGGGACCCACGGACAGCCAGCCGGTACGATCACTGACGATACAGAATTAGCGCTTCGGATCGGCCGTTCGCTGGCGGACCGTTCTGAGTTCGATGGCGGCGATATTGCACGACGATTCGTGGAGTGGTATCGAAGTGGCCCCTTCGATATCGGCCTTATGACTGCCGATGCACTCCGAGCGATCGACGATGGGATGTCGTGGCGTGAGGCCGGCCAAGTGGTGTGGGAGTCACGTTCTGAGGGGAGCAACGCTGGCAACGGGAGCCTCATGCGGTGTGCCCCATACGCGATTCGGTACGCCCGCTCGCCGATCGAACTCGATGCTGTGAGCCACAGCTCATCAGCGATCACGCACGCCGATCCGCGGTGCACCCATGCTTGTAGTGTCTTGAACCGGATTCTTGCGACACTCATGTTGGTCGACGAGGAGACTGCCCGGAAGTTACCCTTCGATCCGCTCATTGGCGTCGTCGAGAACCCGCTGTTCGGCCTGCCGGACGATATCGAAGCTGCACTCAGGCCTGGCCTCGATGGCCTCTCTCCGGACGATCTGGACAACTCCGGATACGTCGTCAGTACGCTTCAAGCCGGGCTGTACTACGGTCTCACAGCCAACTCGGCCGAGGAAGCGATCGTGACGGCAGTCAACGCCGGTGGAGACACCGACACGATCGGTGCGGTGGCCGGCGCTGTCGCCGGCGCTCGGTTCGGTATGAGTACTCTTCCGGAGCGATGGCTCACGGAACTTGACAAGGTCAACGAACTTGACAGGGTCGCACAGAACCTGTACGGCCAACGGGAGGCGTCGACGACGTGGAATGACGATACAGACGACCCCAGCACGGAACCAATTGGAGCCATCGACCTATTTGTCACGACGACACGAACCGCCGACTCCGGACCATATCGAACTTCCGCCGTTTAG
- a CDS encoding methyltransferase domain-containing protein, with the protein MVSKKDVSNLIDPLTSAGTALDLSQDTKNRAMEILRTAAEKLSVHSHGVDNVGAAVLLVACRQEEVAVTMTEVVDAWSPIDPDPDVGEPFSHSSVGRAFNHISRALAIKTRPTAPEGLVTRATTDLGLEDETATVAENILGAVRVVEPSTVGAVTAKGAASTALYLACRISDQDDCTQSQVAAALDTNSVTLRTNRDAFKQVLSDHPELDIIEETNYKTLDTALFLDLEEIRGDPSSLPSDLAETPEADAEEEYLTNAAVLFGDIRNFTSIVQLYDGAYATINELFQEIERTVAEEFQGEVDKLLGDGIMAVWTDENASQNAVACAVDILETVLPNIRSKAPFELEMGFGIATGRIRRVDVGDVDRTVFGENVNLAARLEGLCKDFDAQVIVDEDTYETVRDKTAMYHVPSRSLRGLNAPQDVYVRPDSSVIDTDDVHDFNQAAADLDEGFYAEALEFFAEAYGNHQHPYNQTLVQLLAVECFDKFERDDRASWSKRTLYEYTDTQYRRSRPLKRKAVSCLESPNMEAIRVLEIGCGTGDLTTELAEEWPAVEFVGIDTAPDALKSAKDGALSNATFKRTSVERLRPDKPFDLIFLNSPLYSQSSYLETLTDARTVIADNGALLIQQAPPSFTAKLRESTREAATMMKYEGTFERFDYPIDFFEQSELESALSNRRWNPSIDRVDIEVDVYDLVRDFTNVGLTPYTECFSNAVEKQKFKAEFQTAAKRVAEDIPSSVFLVQASPDT; encoded by the coding sequence ATGGTCAGCAAAAAAGACGTATCGAATCTTATTGACCCCCTCACAAGTGCTGGAACAGCGCTTGATCTGTCCCAGGACACCAAGAACCGGGCGATGGAAATTCTGCGGACGGCTGCAGAGAAACTCTCTGTTCACTCACATGGCGTGGACAACGTCGGGGCAGCGGTGTTGCTTGTTGCGTGTCGGCAGGAGGAAGTGGCGGTGACGATGACGGAGGTTGTCGATGCCTGGTCGCCGATCGATCCGGATCCGGATGTCGGTGAACCGTTCAGTCACTCATCCGTCGGGCGAGCTTTCAACCATATTTCACGCGCGCTGGCCATCAAGACTCGCCCAACGGCTCCGGAAGGGCTCGTCACACGGGCCACGACAGATCTTGGCCTGGAAGACGAGACTGCGACGGTTGCTGAGAATATCCTTGGTGCAGTTCGGGTAGTGGAACCGTCGACCGTCGGGGCAGTCACTGCGAAGGGTGCGGCCTCGACTGCGCTATACCTTGCCTGTCGGATCAGCGATCAAGACGACTGCACCCAATCACAGGTTGCAGCGGCCCTGGACACGAATTCAGTGACGCTCAGAACGAACCGGGACGCGTTCAAACAGGTCCTCTCCGATCATCCGGAGCTGGATATCATCGAGGAAACCAACTACAAGACGCTCGACACCGCACTATTTCTCGACCTGGAGGAGATACGCGGCGACCCATCATCGCTCCCGTCAGATTTGGCTGAGACACCTGAGGCTGACGCCGAAGAAGAGTATCTCACCAATGCTGCGGTTCTGTTCGGCGACATTCGCAATTTCACGAGTATTGTTCAGTTGTACGACGGTGCGTACGCGACGATCAACGAACTGTTCCAAGAAATTGAGCGCACGGTCGCAGAGGAGTTCCAGGGAGAAGTAGATAAACTGCTTGGGGACGGCATCATGGCTGTCTGGACCGACGAGAACGCTTCACAGAATGCGGTAGCGTGTGCTGTCGATATCCTTGAGACTGTCCTGCCGAATATACGGTCAAAAGCTCCGTTCGAGCTGGAGATGGGGTTCGGAATCGCTACAGGTCGAATCCGCCGGGTTGACGTCGGCGACGTGGATCGGACGGTGTTCGGTGAGAACGTCAACCTTGCCGCACGACTTGAAGGGTTGTGTAAAGACTTCGACGCGCAAGTAATCGTGGACGAGGACACATACGAGACCGTCCGTGACAAGACTGCGATGTACCACGTCCCCAGCCGCTCCCTGCGTGGGTTGAACGCACCGCAGGATGTCTACGTCCGTCCGGATTCGTCAGTGATCGATACTGACGACGTACACGATTTTAACCAGGCGGCGGCCGACCTGGACGAGGGGTTTTACGCGGAGGCGCTCGAATTTTTCGCAGAAGCGTACGGGAATCACCAACACCCCTACAATCAGACGCTAGTGCAACTGCTTGCAGTCGAGTGTTTTGATAAGTTTGAGCGAGACGACCGGGCCTCGTGGTCGAAACGTACACTATATGAGTATACCGACACCCAGTACCGCCGGTCGCGGCCGTTGAAACGGAAAGCTGTATCGTGTCTTGAATCGCCCAACATGGAAGCGATACGTGTCCTCGAAATCGGTTGTGGAACCGGGGATTTGACGACCGAACTGGCCGAGGAGTGGCCAGCAGTGGAGTTCGTCGGTATCGACACTGCACCTGATGCGCTCAAATCAGCGAAAGACGGGGCACTATCGAACGCTACGTTCAAGCGGACATCTGTCGAGCGTCTCCGACCGGACAAGCCGTTCGACCTTATTTTCTTGAATTCACCGCTGTACTCCCAGTCATCGTATTTAGAGACACTGACTGACGCTCGCACCGTAATCGCAGACAACGGGGCACTGCTAATTCAGCAAGCACCGCCGTCGTTCACCGCAAAGCTTCGAGAGAGCACCAGAGAGGCTGCGACGATGATGAAGTACGAAGGAACCTTTGAGCGTTTTGATTACCCGATCGACTTCTTCGAGCAGTCAGAACTCGAATCTGCACTCAGTAACCGACGGTGGAACCCGTCGATTGACCGCGTCGATATCGAAGTGGATGTGTACGATCTCGTTCGTGATTTCACGAACGTTGGCCTCACGCCGTACACTGAATGCTTCTCGAACGCTGTAGAGAAACAGAAGTTCAAAGCAGAGTTCCAGACCGCAGCAAAACGCGTCGCGGAAGATATCCCCTCCTCGGTGTT